GCACTACTCCTACTGATATTCTTTGACATCCAACACTGACCACTGAAAGCTACTTTTCTTGCTGATATGCCCCTTAATCAATATTCTAATATGCCTATTAAACTTCTACTGAAACAAACACCAAGTGAGACACTCAACTCAGCAACTCCAACCAGTTTTGACCCACTTCTCCGGAGCCCACCTGCTAGAAACAAGTCTGAATGATAAGCGAggataataaatgaataatcaTAGAAGGAAATCAAAACAAGAAACCTCTTGTCAATTATTAATAAGCTTTAAGGGCTTGTTGGttagtcaaaaaataaaatttttgttaaaaaaataaaataaaatttcaactaACTGAACATTTGTTTGGTAGTAAGAGTGTAAGGCATTTATTATCTTAACCACTTGAAAATATCTTttcaaattgtaaaaatttgtgATGGAGGATTTAAGCCTGTTCAAGGACCATCTCTGCGAGGAGACTGCTGATCACACAAGTGTCAGCCGCCACACCTCCTATTTTAAGCTTTTTGGAAAGGCCAAAGTCTCTTGTTTTATTACGAGTTTCTGGTCAAGAACAAGGCTCTTGCTCATCAGTTATCACCTACTGGCTTTCTTACTTATCAACGAAAATGAAGCAGTTGCTTTCTAAgaagtatttttctaaaacacGTGTTGCAGATGATAATGGAGTTTGACTCACCTAGCACCAAAAGTTTGGTATTCTTTTTTGTATGGCCATTTTCTCTTAGTTATTATAATTGAATGCCTTATTTATCAACTTCAAAGCAGAGAAAACCCACCGTTGGCAAGAGGGCATGGAGGAATTGGCCCACAGTGTTTGATTGTTGCCTTTGAATTTACTAGGGAAAAATGGGTTTGGAGCAATTGGACCGTAGATTCAGGCTGCCTTTGAATTTTCAGAAATGGGTTTGTATTCATTTGTCAAGTTCAAAATGTTCCCATGAGTCTTGTACCAGATAAAAAGCTTAAAGGTAAATGAAAATTGAGAGGGTTTGATTCTTATTCTAATACCTTTCTTCATGGGGAACTGATTTGAAATCAGAAGAATGTTGTGCCTTTTTCTTGTTCACTTGTTTTGGCCTAAATTCTGTCATTGTTTAATACAGTCAAGAAACTGTATGATTAGAAAATTAAGCCATACATGTAAATTTGTAATCACATTTTCTACCACACATGGTGTAGTTCATCTAGAATTTGTCTtcctaattaattaagataaatgCTCCTATCAAGAGTCAATTCTATTAggacaacaaaaaaaacatttttttaaaacacgtAAAGTATTTTGACTTCATTTCGAAAACTTGTTTAAAGAGTACGTATGATTTATTCAGGAGAAAAAGTTTCTAATGCTATTTGCAATAGATTGTACTTAATTACgtagacacgttttaaaatTGTGACGGCATTTGACCAATAACAAAAGGAGAGTTACGATATGATCCTTCAAATGCCGTCTACAATATGGTGGGGTCATCTGTACCCTTTAAACCACTTCCAGTTAAACCCAGGCAATGCCCACCAGAATGCGTGATGTCCTTAACCAGTCAGAAGATGAGCTGCACACggaatatttcaattttaaaacatgttccaaattgccttcaattatTCACATTTTCTTGGCACATGGGGGTCGCTAATTCTTATCTTTCAACACGATGCTTAATGTTAGaacccacaaaaaataaaaataaaaataaatggagaaatcCTAGGTGACATGGACCCATCACCCCATTTCTCCCGATCTTGGGCATCCTCGGTCCTATAATATGCGAGAACATACAAGGGACCCATGAAATCCTCTTGAAACTCCCTTGAAAAATCCCATAAGTCTCCGCACGTTATGGATGTTTTACCTGAAAAAAAATCACCTACACACCAAACCCATTACCACCTTGTTGGAGTTTTAAACTTTGAAGACCTATTTTTTCATTGTATcaagtgtttgaaaatttagCATAGAGGGTTGGGTTTTGAGTTAACACCACCGAGATTGGTCCCCTCCAAAATGATATTTATGAgagatataaagaaaatattggtgATGGGATTAGAAAGAAGATTAGGAGAAAGTGAAGGATGAGGGGAGACATCACCATCATTCAAATGTGGAGAGGAGTAGAACAAGTGTCCAATAATCCATATACACCCAGAAAGCCCCAAGAAGCTTCGGTCAGTGCCACATTGCCTTTTTTGAGAGTGAGTGGGCTTCCACTTTCCACTACTGGTTTCATGTCCTTTCCTTTGTCCCAacttcacttttcttttcttgtttcgTTTTGAAGCTTTTGGAATCTGCGGTCGAGAGAATATCTCTGGACTATGGTTTCTAGTTGGATATACTGTTTACATATTCCTCCACCACTGTGTAATAGGGAGGATGCCAGTCAAAATCTCTTGCCGtgattttcatttcttcttcccgttactcaaagaaaaaaaaaaagtttctaacattatataaataaacttaaataatatTAGAACAGATCCCGAACCCATACACGAGCCAAGATTAGGTAGAATCGAATGAGATGCTTAGTAATTAATAATATCATTCAGATAAAAAGTTGGTCATTTCATTATGTGGGATCaccataatataattaaaaaaccaGCTATAGGAAAGCCATGACAAATCATACAATATAGTTTGATACTGTTGGTGGCCCGAAGAAGATGGATAGAGCCCATAGAATCCGGGTTTATTCTGCTCCCACAGATGGGCCAGCTGCTGAATTATACATAAACAAACAGAATTAGTCACCCCAatcatatgtatataaaaaaatatggggGCTGAAAGTCCATATGATTGATGAACACCACCCCACCACCCCTCAAGAGATCCGGTCTGCAGAAGACTTTTCCTATTAATTTCACATGATCAAAGATTCAGATTTGTCATGAGGGTCAGATTTGTCAAGATTCAGATTCGAGTTAGAATAATCTAAGTATGAGGGGCATGTGGGCAGCCGCAGGTGCCCAAGAATTAATTCGTGTTTGCAACTTCTAAGATTCACTCACAGAAGAGACAAATCCCTTGATATAGAAGCATTACAAATAGATGGCCGGCTAGTTAGGATGATGAATTGCAGTAGCGATATGAGACAAACTATAATCAAGAATTGAAGGATATGAAAATGGATGGTATTGCGTCAGTTGATTTCTAGACAATCCTTTTGTATGggaacatttttcttttttttcattttttggttgATGGGTTGTTGATTAGCTGCCATTTGTGGCAATTGGGGGGCGTTGGTTAATTAATTGAATACATAATTGGATGTGGTCTATGATAATCTAATTTTAAGATGTTGATCAATGGGTCTAATTCAACTTATATGTAAGTAATCTTTCATAAACAAATGTGGAAATATTAATAAAGTTTTGCCTACTTCCTATTTTAATTGTTGTCAAACATCTGATTTTGGACTTGTTTAGGGATGATGCTTGTGTCACTCATTTTTAAGTGATGCTctatattcataaaaattattttaaaaaaattatttacatctgtattttataagaaaattgctttttaagggttggaataattttttgaataaattattcCTGAAAAGACATTTGAGTTAATATGAAGTGATTATGatagaaacatttttaatttataagaaGAAGTTTTTTACTATAAATGTAATGGATTTCTTTTGAACACGTAAATACGATTTAACCTTGTGTGGGATTTTGTTTGATTGTGTAATGGATATTTGTTTAAGTGACCTTACAACATGTAAAACACaatgaaaatatgttttatatgaGAGGTGAATGTGATGACCCACATcgattagaaaaaaataaaataaatttaacactatatatgtaatgagttttacttaatttaaaatcaCGAGGATTCATCAAACCTAATACAAACAAACTATACGAGCGGAAACAAGTTAATACAATTCATTTGGGAGTGTTTTTAAAACAAGTACTAAAAAGAACAGactaatatttgattataagcTTATCAAATTTGAGCATGTTATCATGGTATGCCAATAATGCACAGACTTAAAGAATTGACTATGGTACATAAGGTGCTAGCTCAGACTTATCTAAACCTAAAGCATACAAATATTGTAAATAACGTTATTAATGGATTGATGTGAGGGGTGACAATTCTTTTACTCAATCTCCAAACTTTTCTTGATAACTCTAAGGTCAAACTTTTGATTAAATGTAGTTTTATAAACAAcaattactctttttttttttttttttttttttttcagttttttgaTTGGTCGTTTGAAttatttctcattcttttcaTGATAAAAGTTGTTCACCCTAAAATTGTGTATGCTCGTGCtaagatctttttttttattcgaaCTAAGATCCTCCTTGAATTGATGTATGAAAGAGAAATTATtccctttttatctttttttcattatttgtcgTTCTCGTTCTCTATCATGTGTTAATTTTAGACGTCAAACACAAAAGTCAAATAAATGTTAAATGattcatatattatatttttttatgagaaaataagataaaataaaaaaatcataccaAATAAGGGATGCAACCTAATTatataaagaatatataaatttgtcaAATGctgataatattttatatatatatatatatatatatataaaagaatatttaactATGTTACCTCatgttttttataaactcaatgGTACCTTCTACACCCATACAAATAGTaacttcaaaaaagaaaaagaaaaaaagatgttTTATAATTGAAGTTGACCGTCTACCTATTCAAAAAGTCTTTAATTACCCTTTCAATAAATAGTATAAAACCAACTCAATGAAGTCAAActctaaataaaatatccttaccttaatttttatttttattttattttttatgtagaaactattaaaaaatgatgaaaatgttttaaaattaatttatacatataagaaattttaaatactaaatttcatgtttttttattagtttaaaattctCATATTGAAGTTTAtcgttataatataattaatttatgcAATCCTCAAAAATTAGATTAACACCTTTTTGCTTCAAAAGAAGCTCCCATCAAAGTTCACCATGACCTTTTGTGGTCAAATGTAGTATTTAGAGTTTGCCTCGCTTTGGTATCGCGGCTTGCAACACAATATTGCATTACCCTTAAATGTATAAACAACCATTGTACTTAATACAATTTGAGGAGAACCAACTTACATAGATGATTGGTtgtattttcatatgaaaattatgtttCACTTGGAGCACGTTTgatattgattatagaaaacgttttttttttttttttttttttaagtagttGTCTAgcaaaatttaagaattttttttaaaattctgaaaaattatttataatattgaaaaatgatttaaagtgcTCTTCATTCTAAAAACACTtagaaaaaaatacattcaCTAGAAACGTTTCGATTGAAAATACAATCAAGCAGACTCTTAATACCTTTACATTCATTACAATAACGTTAcgttaattctaaaaaaattgttgttatataagttatatttcttcctttcaattcatttaatctaaatttttatccaaatatccAATATTCAACTTTAAACTTTACAATCTTATAACAAAACTAAGTGTGGGGTaaaatttttcctttcaaaataaatatttttataaactcCCATTTTATTTGGGTTATTTTTATACAGAAATTTGCtttaaaatttgtgaatttttcAGTTtaggaaatatataaaaaataaactaaaataagtcaTGGTGGGAAAATtaaacccatttattttataattttgttcaCCATTTTCAGTTTTCTAGGCAACCAAACAAGAGGAAATTGAAGTTGCTCCTTTGCCCTTGACTGTTTGCGAGAAGAAACTGCAATGTTGAGCTCGTTATTGCTTGTTAGGGTTGTAGAGGCCTGTCTGCGTGTCTCCTAAACCCCTAGCCCTCACTCTTGATCAGAAACACATCTCATCTCATTCAGAGGAATGTAAGCCAAAAGATTGAATCTTTTTCATgcaatttcatttattttaaccaGTCATTATAACCCAAACCAAATTCTTCTTATCAAGGGTAAATGTGAAaagtaatgtttttaaaatcgGATTATCGAAAAATTATCGATTCACAATTTAATGGTCAGATTAATGATTAAATTGTAAAAttgatgatgtcataaatatattttattatttaatatatatataaaaattaaaatttaataatatttattttttatttgtgatattatcaaatattagtatttaaatgtgaatatattaggggaaaaaagaagaaaatttacttatttaattttaactaattttataattctaggaaatattatatatatatatttttatattataaatcattttagAAATGAATATAGAAATTTTCATTTGCCATGACAAACAACAAAAAGTTCGTAGTCAAGTGGTGCCATGTCCTTTGTCAAGCTTAAGCTGTAGTTAGTTTTTCTTTCACCCTGTCGCAGCCCACTGAGTGAATACATAGGCTGGCCTTTTGCCTAAAATGGAACATGGGCCTTTTGCTTGGATCTGAATgaataaaaaaggaaagggGCCATTGAACCTGTTCATGGAACATTTGATTTGTGGCCACCAAATGGTTTAAGTGAGGGACCAAACTGAAAAGGCCACAAGTTGGCGATTGGACCGGTCCAGCCCCGTCCAATGAGTTGAACAATGTGGCTCCGATGCAGAATAAAGAGCTTTGAAGGAGAAAAATCCATTATTAGAATCCATCCAAACCACCAAAAGATGTTCTGTTATGGTGTATTAATGACCTATTTGTCTCAATTTGAACTGTGTAGCACAACTTGGATGAACAAACTTACTAAATCAATCTACCTGATGTTGGGTCCATTAGTAAAGCTTGATCTCTACTAGGTTCTATTATTGGATTGATCATGCACTTATGACTTGGTTTTGAGCAGGATTTCATTTGCCAAAGTCACACAAAATACTCACATGATGCTtccttttaattcttttaagggCTGAAAGAGAGGCTGGTGGGAGGGTTGTTCACAGCCAGGATTGCTCTTTACACCCTTTCCCTTCAGCTTTCGGTCCTAGCTTCAGGGAATCTTTCACTGTATGGCCCCTGAAGCTTCTGTGAATATATTTCCCTTTTGAGTGATTTTCTCGTAAGGTGTGATCAGACAGGCAAGTCTAGGAAAAAGATTATATAATTCCAATTGCTGATATCATGAAGTTTCATTGACAGGGATCTGCCTCAGACCTGAAGCTGAAGCAGATGATGTTATAATACTAATCAGATCAGGCCAGGAAACAAGGTTCATGTTATGCCTGATGAATCTTTTGCCGCATGACTATCAAAAGACTTGGCTTTTCATATGGGTGACTGACAACTACAATGATGTTTGCTAAAATGGGGTGCTTTAGTTTTGCGTTTCTTGGGAATACTATGTTCTGCTTACTGAATCCTGGAGAACCATATTCCTATTTTACATTACAGTCTAATTGCCATTTCGTGCATCTCTGTCACAATCTTCTTAGCTCATTGACATTGGGATAAGTGGCTTGAGGGATGTCTTAATATTCTCTATCCATGCATTCTTGTTTGAGTTGAGTTGTGGTTCTTGTATGCTTGCTGTGATGAGAATTTAAATTGCATAGGATCATATGTTaacatttaagcatgcatttaATAGCAAAAATTCAGTCCGTTACCTTGGTTCATGCTTTGAGAAGCCATCTCTGCTCCCTTTGATATCCAATAATCTACTTTCCGGGTGCGTGATGGTCCGAGAATGAGCgatcaatgagctcttcccttgtCTCCCAAAATTCAGTCCAAAGTGGAGTGTGTGAGTGTGTTTGCCGGGAGTGCTCtccaaagagaagaaaggaTACTCTTCTAAAAAATGCAAacacatctctctctctctctatatatatatatatatatatattgcatatTACACATTTTAGTTGGAtgacttgacttaatgggccagtcaagtgaattagggtgagcccataaaaaatcaagcaacaatatgtgtccagtcccattatggaccacaatgcaaaaataaattaatactgatttatgatattatcaaattgattatgtaagtccacatataaaaattccaacatgtTGTTCCTCACTGAGCATgcatatttttatgaaattagcATTCgtgtttcctttcttttcaccATATTCCAGTCAGCTTCCTGTCCTTAAGATGTTCGAATCACATATAAAGAGTACATATTAAAAGTTTTGCCCACATGTGACATTGTCAAGTGTTCATCCTCTTGCAAGAAATCCCTGCTGCTTTGTTCAATTCGGAATGTCTTCTCTACATCTTCCCTCCTCTGTAAAACAGGTGCGAACTATGGAAGCTATTGGGACTCCTTGCGTGTGCACAAGATGCTCTCTTCATGAAGGTTTGGGAGCTCAACAACTTgtttgttttccattttattattaattttgttccTTTGTCTGGTTTGGGGAAGGCACCTTCTGATCCTTCTATTCACTGATAACAGCAAAATAGCTCCCTGTCAGTCTCGGGGTTTCTCCTGTAACTTGGTTTCTCTACATCTCTGCACCACACCTACTAGTCACACCTTCTAACTGACTGGCCTTCTTGCATATGCCAACCGCAATTGCCAAAAATCTTACATTGATGGTGTTCTTACACATGGGATCGTCAGCAAAAAGCCCAGTCTTACAGATCTTCTGTTGTCTGCTTTAAGAAAATGAAGCTGTTTAAAGTTCACATGTTCCCATCTGCTACATTCTACCAATCATTGTTGTTCAgagaaaccaaagaaaacaGGTCATATTTCTGTGTTTAgcttttccttctatttttagTTGGTTTAGGTTTTtgtttatgaaaagaaaattgacaattatattcataatattGACTTGGCAGACTAATGTCTCATGCTTTGTTCTGTTTCGTGCTTAAAACAGGAAATCTTCTTCCAGAAAATTCTGATCGAAATGACTACAATTCTAACACGTTATGATTGTCATGATTCTAGTTTTGTGCCATGCTTCTTGCCGCATCATATTTGTTTCCTGGGATCATGCTTTGTTTGAATTCATGGTCCAGTAGGTAGGATCAAAGGATAGAAACGAATTGTTTCTTAAAGATTTCTCTTGTTGGGTCTCGTATATTTGGGTATAGACTGTATAGTCCATCTTCTCGACCTTCTCAACACAATCTTAATAGTGAACTCCGCATCAGTGATCGATACAGGAGGCAAACCCCATGAATCTTAAGGAAACGATTTTGCAGATCCATCAAAGGGTGAGTCTTAATGTGCCTTTGATCGCACCCATTTGACTGTGTTTACTTGGATTGGTTTTCCTTGCATGACATCAAGAGCTATCTTGATCACTGTCTTCTTTGGGCTGCTCTCCATAGCTTGGATAACAAAAATACATGAAGTGGAGTGCTCATGGACATCTAGCACCCCATTCAACATATGTTAGCAGAGGCAGCAGGCAACGCTGGCTTCTCTTGATGTTTGTCCCCTTTGTTTGGAGGCTTTTTGTAAAATTATCATGCTTCTGGGTGAGGAGGTGAAGGTCTGGAGGAGGGAGTAGAATTGGATCCGTCCATGCTTATTTGTGACTGTAAAAGGCGGTTTTTGGTGAAGAAGGTTGATGTGGAGCAAGGAAATGCAGCTGAAGCTTCTGAAAAATGCCAAATGCAACTAGCCAAGCCTCCAGATTAGTTCTGTGATCTCGGTAATAAGATACTCTCATGCAAGTAATTGCCCACAAAATATATTGAGAAACAAGATAACATGTCAAAAACTAGCCTACCAACAAGTGGAGTATTGAGACTACTCATTATATCCCAAATTGCAAATGGATTACTTCTCACATGAAAGGTGAAAGAAGAACCTTCTTGGGGTGAGTGTGCAGTTCAAGGCAGAGACCCAGTAGCATGCCACCACCCACCACTCATTTGCGGTGAGTTTGggaagaaaaaactattttggttTGATACCCATTTCATTATAATTAAAGCATCCCCCAAGGCCCAGATGGAATAGGTCATGCTCTAACTTCTATATTCAGACACAAGCCTGCAAATCACATGcagggactgtagcttaggtgcCCACCATATCCATTTACTTATTTGAAAGTGTGAACTATAAATGACATTCAAAGTCGCCAAAGTTGTCCTACTTCATTATATTGACTTCCCTAGCCATCACCTTCCTCGAATCTGAGAACACCATCACTGAAGCCCGTCAAATCTTAATTGACgggcttgtttttttttaagcccGTCAAATCTGAGAACAccatttaccttttttttttttttaagttaatgtCATTGTTGAATCCTAGTTCTATGcactttgaaaataatttcttgaatGTGATATTCTGCTTCCCTCAACAAGCAACATCAAATACACCCCACAAAGAGTCACGCACCCACAGACAATTATATATTGACATGATTAAAAGTAAAGGATGACCACCTATTTTCCAAATCTTCTGGTGTAAGTTCTTCAGCAAATTGATTTAAATTACGCTAACGTCTCTAATGTGGTAATGACATTCTACAATATGTGAACACTAGTGGGCAAGTCAGCTTTTGTGACTTTTCCACAAGACTTTTCAATCATGTTGACCATTTCCACTCTGTGAATAGGCTTTATTTTCCCTGAAAAACACTCTGCTTAAAGGGAGAACATAGAATAGAGGAAATCAACATAGAAGATGGAGAACAACCAAATTATGATGAAAGAGAAGCTGGGATTATTTGGGATACTCAAAGAAACCTTAACAATCCTTTACAAAAATCCTAGCTTCATCATCCTCACCTTCCTCACTTCTCTCCCATTGTTTTGCTCTTTACTAGCACATGAAATCATCTTCCAGCAAACCCTCATTGAAACGGCCAAATTTCTACCACAAGAAGATTCCTACAAAGAAAGATGTTCCGTTGGTGATAATGGTGTGTCATTTTGCTGGTATCAGGTGATTGATCCCCTAGATACaatcaaagaaataatagaaaatgtCACTGTTAGGTATCTTTTATTGGGTCTCTCATATTTGGGGATTGTTCACCTTCTTGACCTCTTCAGCACAATTGTAATTGTCAATTCAGCATCAGTGATCTATGCAGGAGAGAAGCGCATGAATCTAAAGGAGAGGTGGCACAGATCCATCGAAGGAGTGAGTCTTAAAGGGCCTTTGATCACATCCATTTATGCTCTTCTAATGTCTTCCCTTTCTTTGCTTGGATTGGTTTCTTTGGTAACACAATTCTACATGATATCAGGAGCTATCCTGATCACAATCTTCTTTGGGTTGCTGCTCTCCATAGCTTGGTTGCCAAAACACATGGAGTGGAATGCTATATGGAACATGGGTGTTGTGATGTCAGTCTTGGAAGAGAAGCAAGGGGTTATAGCACTAGGGGTCTCAGCATATGTTAGCAGAGGTTGCAGGCGTCGTGGCCTTTTCTTGAtgcttattttctttgtttggagGCTCGCTCTAAGACTATCATGCTTGTATGTGGGATGGTCTGAGGGAGGAAGTGGAATTGTAGTAACGGCTGTGCAAGTTAGCTTAGTTTGCTTTGGGAATGTGCTGAAGTGGGTGGCTTTCATGGTTTATTTCTATGACTGTAAAAAGCGGTTTTTGGAGAAGAAGGTTGATGTGGAGCAAGGAAGTACAGCTGAAGCTCTGAAATAAACTGAAAAAGGAGCTTCAAGGTAGAGTACTATGCCTGATTCCAGATTGGTTTTGTGGTCTTGGTAGTAAGATGCTtgtaacaaattaatttttccaCAAGGCGCATATTTGCtgcaaaaacattttctatcaAGTTAGTATGCTTTGAATTTATGGTTCAGAATGCCAACTCATGCAAATTCTTAAGTAGTTGTTGATTTAGAGGGTGGATTAGTGGATCCACAACTGCATTTACTGTAACAGATgggaaatatgtaaaatgagaTCTAATACTGTTTGATGAGGTTGTATGATTTTGAAGGTCATGAATTCTCTTACAAAAGCGCACAGAAATCATGGAAAAATAAGTCTATAATCTGCTTCCTTGTAGAACCAAACAGATTACAATCTCTGTCTTGCATTCAAGTCttctattatttataattttcctcTAAAATTTGTATGCGTCTGCTGTGCTTAGATGTAAATATATCAAGAAACCAGAGAAAATGTTAAAACTAGCCTACCAAGAAGTGGGGTATTGAGACTGTTCATCATATCCTAAATGGCAAGATATTTTGATATGGACATAAGTACATGATTGGCTGTTATATGAAGGGTGACAGAACCTACTCCAGGGTGTGTGTGTGCATTTCAAGGCAGAGACCCAACCCATTGCATCCACCCACCAGACATCTTGGGTGAGAAtcagaa
Above is a genomic segment from Vitis riparia cultivar Riparia Gloire de Montpellier isolate 1030 chromosome 14, EGFV_Vit.rip_1.0, whole genome shotgun sequence containing:
- the LOC117929999 gene encoding uncharacterized protein LOC117929999, with the protein product MENNQIMMKEKLGLFGILKETLTILYKNPSFIILTFLTSLPLFCSLLAHEIIFQQTLIETAKFLPQEDSYKERCSVGDNGVSFCWYQVIDPLDTIKEIIENVTVRYLLLGLSYLGIVHLLDLFSTIVIVNSASVIYAGEKRMNLKERWHRSIEGVSLKGPLITSIYALLMSSLSLLGLVSLVTQFYMISGAILITIFFGLLLSIAWLPKHMEWNAIWNMGVVMSVLEEKQGVIALGVSAYVSRGCRRRGLFLMLIFFVWRLALRLSCLYVGWSEGGSGIVVTAVQVSLVCFGNVLKWVAFMVYFYDCKKRFLEKKVDVEQGSTAEALK